One Microvirga thermotolerans DNA window includes the following coding sequences:
- the mbfA gene encoding iron exporter MbfA yields the protein MLARVFSFGRRPFDSLSEQEILALAISSEEDDARIYRSYAEGLREDYPQSAKVFEEMAAEEDAHRAALIEMHRRRFGETIPLIRREHVRGYYERKPDWLVRPLGIEKVRGAAEDMEAQAHRFYVEAAKRTTDASTRKLLGDLAAAEVAHESLARRLGLAHTPESVKEEEAETERRKFILTFVQPGLAGLMDGSVSTLAPIFAAAFATQDTWQTFLVGLSASVGAGISMGFTEAAHDDGRLSGRGSPVKRGLASGIMTAIGGLGHALPYLIPHFWTATLIAAAIVFMELWAIAFIQNRYMETPFMRAAFQVVLGGALVFAAGVLIGNA from the coding sequence ATGCTCGCCCGCGTCTTCTCCTTCGGCCGCCGCCCGTTCGATTCGCTCTCCGAGCAGGAGATCCTGGCGCTCGCCATCTCGTCGGAGGAGGACGATGCGCGGATCTACCGGTCCTATGCCGAGGGACTGCGGGAGGATTATCCGCAATCGGCCAAGGTCTTCGAGGAGATGGCCGCGGAGGAGGACGCCCATCGCGCGGCCCTCATCGAGATGCACCGCAGGCGCTTCGGCGAGACGATTCCCCTAATCCGCCGGGAGCACGTGCGCGGCTATTACGAGCGGAAGCCCGACTGGCTGGTGCGGCCGCTGGGCATCGAGAAGGTGCGCGGCGCCGCGGAGGACATGGAGGCCCAGGCCCACCGCTTCTACGTGGAGGCCGCCAAGCGCACCACGGACGCCTCCACGCGCAAGCTCCTCGGCGACCTCGCGGCGGCGGAGGTGGCGCACGAATCCCTCGCCCGCCGGCTCGGCCTCGCCCACACGCCGGAATCGGTGAAGGAGGAGGAGGCCGAGACGGAGCGCCGCAAGTTCATCCTCACCTTCGTGCAGCCGGGCCTCGCGGGCCTCATGGACGGCTCGGTCTCGACCCTCGCGCCGATCTTCGCGGCGGCCTTCGCCACGCAGGACACCTGGCAGACCTTCCTCGTCGGGCTGTCGGCCTCGGTGGGCGCGGGCATCTCCATGGGCTTCACGGAAGCCGCCCACGACGACGGCAGGCTCTCGGGCCGAGGCTCGCCGGTCAAGCGGGGCCTCGCCTCCGGCATCATGACCGCCATCGGCGGCCTGGGCCACGCCCTGCCCTACCTCATCCCGCATTTCTGGACCGCGACCCTCATCGCCGCGGCCATCGTCTTCATGGAACTCTGGGCCATCGCCTTCATCCAGAACCGCTACATGGAGACGCCCTTCATGCGCGCGGCCTTCCAGGTGGTGCTCGGCGGCGCCCTGGTCTTCGCGGCGGGCGTGCTGATCGGGAACGCATAG
- a CDS encoding pyridoxamine 5'-phosphate oxidase family protein, whose amino-acid sequence MADSHLVTTLAGLESLYGEVGEASRLKETDRIVPVYRALIEASPFAVLATAGPDGLDCSPRGDGPGFVRVVDETMLLLPDRRGNNRIDSLRNILHDPRVALLFLIPGVGETLRVNGRAAISADPALCESFAVDGRAPRTVIGITVDAVFFQCARAVARADLWNPDKRLPRHALPSAGEILAALSDGRAGGESYDKALPERVKATLY is encoded by the coding sequence ATGGCCGATTCCCACCTCGTCACCACCCTCGCGGGGCTCGAGTCCCTCTACGGCGAAGTCGGCGAGGCCTCCCGCCTCAAGGAGACGGACCGGATCGTGCCGGTCTATCGCGCGCTCATCGAGGCCTCGCCCTTCGCGGTGCTGGCGACGGCGGGCCCGGACGGGCTCGACTGCTCGCCCCGCGGCGACGGGCCGGGTTTCGTGCGGGTGGTGGACGAGACGATGCTGCTCCTGCCCGACCGGCGCGGCAACAACCGCATCGATTCCCTGCGCAACATCCTGCACGATCCGCGCGTCGCCCTGCTCTTCCTGATTCCCGGCGTCGGCGAGACCCTGCGCGTCAACGGCCGCGCGGCGATCTCCGCCGATCCCGCCCTGTGCGAGAGCTTCGCCGTCGACGGCAGGGCGCCGAGGACGGTGATCGGCATCACGGTCGACGCCGTGTTCTTCCAGTGCGCGCGGGCCGTGGCGCGGGCGGATTTGTGGAACCCGGACAAGCGCCTCCCCCGCCACGCCCTGCCGAGCGCCGGCGAGATCCTGGCGGCGCTCAGCGACGGCCGGGCGGGAGGCGAATCTTACGACAAGGCCCTGCCGGAGCGGGTGAAGGCGACGCTTTATTGA
- a CDS encoding RidA family protein — protein MTIQRINPGPRMSGAVVHGNTVYLAGQVAEKTAGQSVAEQTKEILAKIDDLLKQAGTDKSKLLMANIWLTDMATFQEMNGVWDAWVAPGNAPARATVEAKLAAPQFKVEIAVIAAK, from the coding sequence ATGACGATCCAACGCATCAATCCGGGCCCGCGCATGAGCGGCGCCGTCGTCCACGGCAACACCGTGTACCTCGCCGGTCAGGTCGCGGAGAAGACCGCCGGCCAGAGCGTCGCCGAGCAGACCAAGGAGATCCTTGCGAAGATCGACGACCTGCTGAAGCAGGCCGGCACCGACAAGTCGAAGCTGCTGATGGCGAACATCTGGCTCACCGACATGGCGACCTTCCAGGAGATGAACGGCGTGTGGGACGCCTGGGTCGCTCCCGGCAACGCCCCGGCCCGCGCCACCGTGGAGGCGAAGCTCGCCGCGCCGCAGTTCAAGGTCGAGATCGCCGTCATCGCGGCGAAGTAG
- a CDS encoding BA14K family protein encodes MRHLYLALATTLATTLTLGTAAVPASASEIPSPAERVAAPRAAIENALEKGEVQAAYAQWRGRYYGHRGWYGRHGWYGPRYGYYYGRPYYRRDYGAAAAAGAIGLATGAIIGGALAQQQQAAPVYAAPGNGAVAYCAQRFKSYDPASGTYLGYDGRRHPCP; translated from the coding sequence ATGCGTCATCTCTACTTGGCTCTTGCCACGACACTGGCCACGACACTGACTCTTGGAACCGCGGCCGTTCCGGCCTCCGCGTCGGAGATCCCGTCGCCTGCGGAGCGGGTCGCGGCGCCGCGCGCCGCCATCGAGAACGCCCTGGAGAAGGGCGAGGTGCAGGCGGCCTATGCGCAGTGGCGCGGCCGCTATTACGGCCACCGCGGCTGGTACGGGCGTCACGGCTGGTACGGTCCGCGCTACGGCTACTATTACGGGCGTCCCTATTACCGGCGCGACTACGGCGCGGCGGCAGCGGCCGGAGCCATCGGCCTCGCCACCGGCGCGATCATCGGCGGCGCGCTGGCGCAGCAGCAGCAGGCGGCCCCCGTCTATGCCGCGCCGGGCAACGGCGCGGTGGCCTACTGCGCCCAGCGCTTCAAGTCCTACGACCCCGCCTCCGGCACCTATCTGGGCTACGACGGGCGGCGGCATCCATGCCCGTAG
- the hslU gene encoding ATP-dependent protease ATPase subunit HslU, whose protein sequence is MTTFSPREIVSELDRHIVGQYEAKRAVAIALRNRWRRQQLEGSLREEVAPKNILMIGPTGCGKTEISRRLARLAGAPFLKVEATKFTEVGYVGRDVEQIVRDLVEVGIGLVRDERRKQVQAKAHLAAEERVLDALVGATASAATRDSFRRKLRNNELDDKEIEIEVQGGPQGLPMFEIPGMPGASVGAINLSDMFGKAFGGQRKTRRTTVREAYEPLVTEESDKLLDQDAIVQEAIRQVENNGIVFLDEIDKICAREGRAAGDVSREGVQRDLLPLIEGTTVATKYGPVKTDHILFIASGAFHVSKPSDLLPELQGRLPIRVELSPLTVEDFKRILTETEASLIKQAVALMRTEGVELTFTDDAIDALAQVAVEVNNSVENIGARRLQTVLERVLDDVSFTAPDRSGETVVIDAAYVRGEVESLARNTDLSRFIL, encoded by the coding sequence ATGACCACATTTTCCCCCCGCGAAATCGTTTCCGAGCTCGACCGCCACATCGTCGGCCAATACGAGGCCAAGCGTGCGGTGGCCATCGCGCTGCGCAACCGCTGGCGCCGCCAGCAGCTCGAAGGCAGCTTACGCGAGGAGGTGGCGCCCAAGAACATCCTGATGATCGGGCCGACCGGCTGCGGCAAGACCGAGATCTCCCGCCGCCTGGCGCGGCTCGCCGGCGCGCCCTTCCTGAAGGTGGAGGCGACCAAGTTCACGGAAGTGGGCTATGTGGGCCGCGACGTGGAGCAGATCGTGCGCGACCTCGTGGAGGTCGGCATCGGCCTCGTGCGGGACGAGCGCCGCAAGCAGGTGCAGGCCAAGGCGCATCTGGCGGCGGAGGAGCGCGTGCTCGACGCCCTCGTCGGCGCCACCGCGAGCGCCGCGACCCGGGACAGCTTCCGCCGCAAGCTGCGCAACAACGAGCTCGACGACAAGGAGATCGAGATCGAGGTGCAGGGCGGCCCGCAGGGCCTGCCCATGTTCGAGATTCCCGGCATGCCCGGCGCGTCGGTGGGGGCCATCAACCTCTCCGACATGTTCGGCAAGGCCTTCGGCGGTCAGCGCAAGACGCGCCGCACCACCGTGCGCGAGGCCTACGAGCCCCTCGTCACCGAGGAATCCGACAAGCTCCTCGACCAGGACGCCATCGTTCAGGAGGCGATCCGACAGGTGGAGAACAACGGCATCGTCTTCCTCGACGAGATCGACAAGATCTGCGCCCGCGAGGGCCGCGCCGCCGGCGACGTGTCCCGCGAGGGCGTGCAGCGCGACCTGCTGCCGCTCATCGAGGGCACGACGGTCGCCACCAAGTACGGGCCGGTGAAGACCGACCACATCCTCTTCATCGCCTCCGGCGCCTTCCACGTGTCGAAGCCGTCGGACCTGCTGCCGGAGCTCCAGGGCCGCCTGCCGATCCGCGTGGAGCTGTCGCCGCTCACCGTGGAGGACTTCAAGCGCATCCTCACCGAGACCGAGGCGAGCCTCATCAAACAGGCGGTGGCGCTCATGCGGACGGAGGGCGTGGAGCTCACCTTCACGGACGACGCCATCGACGCCCTCGCCCAGGTGGCGGTGGAGGTGAACAACTCCGTGGAGAACATCGGCGCCCGCCGCCTCCAGACGGTCCTGGAGCGCGTCCTCGACGACGTGTCCTTCACCGCCCCCGACCGCTCCGGGGAGACGGTCGTCATCGACGCGGCCTATGTGCGCGGCGAGGTGGAGAGCCTCGCCAGGAACACGGACCTGAGCCGGTTCATCCTGTAG
- the hslV gene encoding ATP-dependent protease subunit HslV — MHATTILMVRKGGRVVIGGDGQVSLGQTIVKGNARKVRRLAKGGVIGGFAGSTADAFTLFERLEAKLEQYPGQLTRACVELTKDWRTDRYLRRLEAMMLVADREVGLLLSGAGDVLEPENGIAAIGSGGNYALAAARALADGGMDAEAIVRRSLAIAAEICVYTNSNIVIETLDTE; from the coding sequence ATGCACGCCACTACGATCCTCATGGTCCGCAAGGGCGGCCGCGTCGTCATCGGCGGCGACGGGCAGGTCAGCCTGGGCCAGACCATCGTCAAGGGCAACGCGCGGAAGGTCCGCCGCCTCGCCAAGGGCGGGGTCATCGGGGGCTTCGCGGGTTCCACGGCGGACGCCTTCACCCTCTTCGAGCGGCTGGAGGCGAAGCTGGAACAGTATCCGGGCCAGCTCACCCGCGCCTGCGTGGAACTCACCAAGGACTGGCGCACGGACCGCTACCTGCGGCGCCTGGAGGCGATGATGCTCGTCGCCGACCGGGAGGTGGGCCTGCTGCTCTCCGGCGCGGGCGACGTGCTGGAGCCCGAAAACGGCATCGCGGCCATCGGCTCGGGCGGCAACTATGCCCTCGCCGCCGCGCGGGCGCTCGCCGACGGCGGCATGGATGCGGAAGCCATCGTCCGCCGCTCCCTCGCGATCGCCGCCGAGATCTGCGTCTACACCAATTCCAACATCGTGATCGAAACGCTGGACACGGAATAA
- the hisB gene encoding imidazoleglycerol-phosphate dehydratase HisB — protein sequence MRAASVSRRTAETDVALSIALDGTGKAEIATGVGFLDHMLELFARHALVDLTVTVKGDLHVDQHHTTEDTGIALGQALLQALGDKKGIARYADIHLPMDETLTRVALDISGRPFLVFRTTFPTEKIGAFDTELVREFFQAFAINAGLTLHVETLYGANSHHIAESCFKGVARCLRQAVSIDPREGGRIPSTKGTL from the coding sequence ATGCGCGCCGCGAGCGTCAGCCGCCGCACCGCCGAGACCGACGTCGCCCTGTCCATCGCCCTGGACGGGACCGGCAAGGCCGAGATCGCCACCGGCGTGGGCTTCCTCGACCATATGCTCGAGCTCTTCGCCCGCCATGCCCTCGTCGACCTCACCGTGACGGTGAAGGGCGACCTGCACGTGGACCAGCACCATACGACGGAGGACACCGGCATCGCCCTCGGCCAGGCGCTCCTGCAGGCGCTCGGGGACAAGAAGGGCATCGCCCGCTACGCGGACATCCACCTGCCCATGGACGAGACCCTGACCCGGGTCGCGCTCGACATCTCCGGCCGGCCGTTCCTGGTCTTCCGGACGACCTTCCCGACGGAGAAGATCGGCGCCTTCGACACGGAGCTGGTGCGCGAGTTCTTCCAGGCCTTCGCGATCAATGCCGGGCTGACGCTGCACGTGGAGACCCTCTACGGGGCCAACAGCCACCACATCGCCGAGAGCTGCTTCAAGGGCGTGGCCCGCTGCCTGCGGCAGGCCGTGTCCATCGACCCGCGGGAAGGAGGTCGCATTCCCTCCACCAAGGGAACGCTCTAG
- a CDS encoding DUF2628 domain-containing protein yields the protein MTTYTLHLAKEARPGDPAALEEAEIVKDGFSWGAFFFTFLWFFFHRLWLVGIGVFLTLFALNLALDLLDVHPAARFLAQLLLQVLIGLEAGSLRRWTYERRGRPAVDVVTASRRDEAEARSFARWLQRPAAPRVPVSPPSPALRPLAGTEPVIGLFPDAERPR from the coding sequence ATGACCACCTACACCCTGCACCTCGCGAAGGAAGCCCGCCCGGGCGACCCGGCCGCCCTGGAAGAGGCGGAGATCGTGAAGGACGGCTTCTCCTGGGGCGCGTTCTTCTTCACCTTTCTCTGGTTCTTCTTCCACCGGCTGTGGCTTGTCGGGATCGGCGTCTTCCTGACCCTGTTCGCCCTGAACCTGGCCCTCGACCTGCTCGACGTGCACCCGGCGGCCCGCTTCCTCGCCCAGCTCCTGCTGCAGGTCCTGATCGGCCTGGAGGCCGGGAGCCTCCGGCGCTGGACCTACGAGCGCCGCGGACGCCCCGCGGTCGACGTGGTGACGGCCTCGCGCCGGGACGAGGCGGAGGCCAGGAGCTTCGCCCGCTGGCTGCAGCGCCCCGCCGCGCCGCGGGTTCCCGTTTCCCCGCCCTCCCCGGCGCTGCGCCCCCTTGCGGGCACCGAGCCGGTGATCGGCCTCTTTCCCGATGCGGAGCGTCCCCGGTGA
- the hisH gene encoding imidazole glycerol phosphate synthase subunit HisH encodes MSVVIVDYGSGNLHSAAKAFERAAREAGLDETITVSSDPALVARADRIVLPGVGAFADCRRGLDAVPGMVEAMERRVRQEGRPFMGICVGMQLMASRGLEHATTEGLGWIPGDVKAIVPQDPSLKIPHMGWNTLEARGAHPVLEGVPTGPDGLHAYFVHSYAFSPAEARDVLATVDYGGPVTAIVARDNLVGTQFHPEKSQALGLRLIANFLRWRP; translated from the coding sequence GTGAGCGTGGTGATCGTCGATTACGGGTCCGGCAACCTCCACTCGGCCGCCAAGGCCTTCGAGCGGGCGGCGCGGGAGGCAGGTCTCGACGAGACCATTACCGTCTCCTCCGACCCGGCCCTCGTCGCCAGGGCGGACCGAATCGTGCTGCCGGGGGTGGGCGCCTTCGCCGACTGCCGGCGCGGCCTCGACGCGGTCCCCGGCATGGTCGAGGCCATGGAGCGGCGGGTGCGGCAGGAGGGGCGGCCCTTCATGGGCATCTGCGTCGGCATGCAGCTCATGGCGAGCCGGGGCCTCGAGCACGCGACCACCGAGGGCCTCGGCTGGATTCCCGGCGACGTGAAGGCCATCGTCCCGCAGGATCCCTCCCTCAAGATCCCGCACATGGGCTGGAACACCCTGGAGGCGCGAGGGGCGCACCCGGTGCTGGAGGGGGTCCCGACGGGTCCCGACGGCCTCCATGCCTATTTCGTGCATTCCTATGCGTTCTCGCCCGCCGAGGCCCGGGACGTCCTCGCCACCGTCGATTACGGCGGCCCGGTCACCGCCATCGTCGCCCGGGACAACCTGGTCGGCACCCAGTTCCATCCCGAGAAGAGCCAGGCCCTCGGCCTCAGGCTCATCGCCAACTTTTTGAGGTGGCGCCCGTGA
- the hisA gene encoding 1-(5-phosphoribosyl)-5-[(5-phosphoribosylamino)methylideneamino]imidazole-4-carboxamide isomerase encodes MAPVILFPAIDLKEGRCVRLIQGDMDQATVFNDDPAAQAAAFEAQGFEWLHVVDLDGAFAGKPMNAAAVEAILKRVRIPVQLGGGIRDMKTVEGWLAKGVARVIIGTAAVRDPAFVREAARLHPGRVAVGIDARDGLVAVEGWAQTSTLTAEELGRRFEDAGVAAIVYTDIARDGILKGLNIPMTLALARAVSIPVIASGGLGSMADIERLTQPDCAILGGAITGRALYDGRIDPDQALALIRSMRQDSASKKSQSAS; translated from the coding sequence GTGGCGCCCGTGATCCTCTTTCCCGCCATCGACCTGAAGGAAGGCCGCTGCGTCCGCCTGATCCAGGGCGACATGGACCAGGCGACGGTCTTCAACGACGACCCGGCGGCCCAGGCCGCCGCCTTCGAGGCGCAGGGCTTCGAATGGCTGCACGTGGTCGATCTCGACGGCGCCTTCGCCGGCAAGCCGATGAACGCGGCGGCGGTCGAGGCGATCCTGAAGCGGGTCCGGATCCCGGTGCAGCTCGGCGGCGGCATCCGCGACATGAAGACGGTGGAGGGCTGGCTCGCCAAGGGCGTCGCCCGGGTCATCATCGGCACCGCGGCGGTGCGCGACCCGGCCTTCGTGCGCGAGGCGGCGCGGCTTCATCCGGGCCGGGTGGCGGTGGGCATCGACGCCCGGGACGGCCTCGTGGCCGTGGAGGGCTGGGCCCAGACCTCGACCCTCACGGCGGAGGAGCTCGGCCGCCGCTTCGAGGACGCGGGCGTCGCGGCGATCGTCTACACCGACATCGCCCGGGACGGCATCCTCAAGGGCCTCAACATCCCCATGACCCTCGCCCTCGCCCGCGCGGTCTCGATCCCGGTCATCGCCTCCGGCGGCCTCGGCTCCATGGCCGATATCGAGCGCCTGACGCAGCCCGACTGCGCGATCCTCGGCGGCGCCATCACCGGCCGCGCCCTCTACGACGGGCGCATCGACCCGGATCAGGCCCTGGCGCTGATTCGCTCGATGCGCCAAGACTCCGCTTCGAAGAAGAGTCAATCCGCGTCTTGA
- a CDS encoding DUF3800 domain-containing protein gives MNQPFAGAMPSFSDYVIYVDESGDHDLNSVHDDFPLFVLAFCIFRKSQYVHEIVPAIQEFKFRWFGHDMVILHEREIRKQQAPFKFLQKKDVRQRFMDELSAIVKDADLTLIASVIDKRKLKRRYASPDNPYHIGLQFCMERTHAFLMEHDQRGKVAHCMFERRGAKEDRILELEFRRIKDRGNYNAIRMDELEICFVDKKANSSGLQLADLFARPIGLSVLRPEQANRTREIIVEKYRRSPAGKTLGWGLKIFP, from the coding sequence ATGAACCAACCCTTCGCAGGCGCAATGCCATCCTTTTCCGATTATGTCATCTATGTCGATGAAAGCGGGGACCACGACCTCAATTCCGTCCACGATGACTTTCCACTTTTCGTCTTGGCCTTCTGCATTTTCAGGAAATCCCAATACGTGCACGAAATCGTTCCGGCCATTCAGGAATTTAAATTCCGGTGGTTTGGCCATGACATGGTCATCCTGCACGAGCGGGAAATCAGAAAGCAGCAGGCGCCGTTCAAATTTCTTCAGAAGAAGGATGTCAGACAGAGATTTATGGACGAGCTGTCCGCCATCGTGAAGGATGCAGACCTTACGCTGATTGCGAGCGTCATCGACAAGAGAAAACTGAAACGACGATACGCTTCGCCGGACAACCCTTACCATATCGGGCTTCAGTTCTGCATGGAGCGAACCCACGCTTTCCTGATGGAACACGACCAGCGGGGGAAGGTTGCCCATTGCATGTTCGAGAGACGGGGAGCCAAGGAGGACAGGATCCTTGAGCTCGAATTCCGGAGAATCAAGGACCGGGGCAACTACAACGCCATCCGGATGGATGAACTCGAGATCTGCTTCGTGGACAAGAAGGCCAACTCGTCGGGTCTCCAGCTGGCCGATCTCTTCGCACGACCGATCGGGCTGAGCGTTCTCAGGCCCGAGCAGGCAAACAGGACCAGGGAGATCATCGTCGAGAAATACCGCCGGAGTCCGGCGGGAAAGACGCTCGGCTGGGGCTTGAAGATCTTTCCTTGA
- the hisF gene encoding imidazole glycerol phosphate synthase subunit HisF — translation MLKVRLIPCLDVKDGRVVKGVQFVDLVDAGDPVEAAKAYDAAGADELCFLDIAASHEDRGILLDVVRRTAEACFMPLTVGGGVRTVEDIRRLLLAGADKVSINTAAVRNPDFVREAAEKFGSQCVVVAIDAKRVSGEGEAPRWEIFTHGGRNATGIDAIAFAKQVAALGAGELLVTSMDRDGTKGGYDLALVRAIADAVPVPVVASGGVGTLDHLVDGVREGHASAVLAASIFHFGTHTIGEAKRYMAGKGLKMRLDGMALRAGL, via the coding sequence ATGCTGAAAGTCCGCCTCATCCCGTGCCTGGACGTCAAGGACGGCCGCGTCGTCAAGGGCGTGCAATTTGTGGATCTCGTCGACGCGGGCGATCCGGTGGAGGCCGCGAAGGCCTACGACGCGGCGGGCGCTGACGAGCTGTGCTTCCTCGACATCGCCGCGAGCCACGAGGACCGCGGCATCCTGCTCGACGTGGTGCGCCGCACGGCGGAGGCCTGCTTCATGCCGCTCACCGTCGGCGGCGGCGTGCGCACCGTCGAGGACATCCGGAGGCTGCTCCTCGCGGGGGCGGACAAGGTTTCCATCAACACCGCCGCGGTGAGGAACCCGGACTTCGTGCGCGAGGCGGCGGAGAAGTTCGGCAGCCAGTGCGTCGTGGTCGCCATCGACGCCAAGCGGGTGTCGGGGGAGGGCGAGGCGCCGCGCTGGGAGATCTTCACCCATGGCGGGCGCAACGCCACCGGCATCGACGCGATCGCCTTCGCGAAACAGGTGGCGGCGCTCGGCGCCGGGGAGCTCCTCGTCACCTCCATGGACCGGGACGGCACCAAGGGCGGCTACGACCTCGCCCTGGTGCGCGCCATCGCCGACGCGGTCCCCGTGCCCGTGGTCGCCTCCGGCGGCGTCGGCACCCTCGACCACCTGGTCGACGGGGTCAGGGAAGGCCACGCCAGCGCCGTGCTCGCCGCGTCCATCTTCCACTTCGGCACCCACACCATCGGCGAGGCGAAGCGCTACATGGCCGGGAAGGGCCTGAAGATGCGGCTGGACGGGATGGCCCTTCGAGCCGGGCTCTAA
- a CDS encoding phosphoribosyl-ATP diphosphatase encodes MTSFTLDDLARIVAARAAAPATESYTAKLLAEGPAKAAKKLGEEAVEAAIAAVQGDRQNLTAEAADVLYHLLVVLQGARIPLSDVMAELERRTVQSGLAEKASRKA; translated from the coding sequence ATGACCTCCTTCACCCTCGACGACCTCGCCCGCATCGTCGCCGCGCGCGCGGCGGCGCCCGCGACCGAGTCCTACACGGCCAAGCTCCTGGCGGAGGGCCCTGCGAAGGCGGCGAAGAAGCTCGGCGAGGAGGCGGTGGAGGCCGCCATCGCCGCCGTGCAGGGCGACCGGCAGAACCTCACGGCGGAAGCGGCGGACGTGCTCTATCACCTTTTGGTCGTGTTGCAGGGCGCGCGCATTCCGCTAAGTGACGTGATGGCCGAGCTGGAACGGCGCACCGTCCAGTCCGGGCTTGCCGAGAAGGCCTCCCGCAAGGCCTGA
- the coaA gene encoding type I pantothenate kinase: MDQRNAVSFEDDNLSPYRVFTREEWAKLRADAPMTLTAEEVVRLQSLNDPISLDEVAAIYLPLSRLLSLYVAATQGLFKATQRFLLAEKEEKVPYIIGVAGSVAVGKSTTARVLKALLARWPNTPKVDLVTTDGFLLPNAELTRLGLMERKGFPESYDTSALLHFLADIKAGKRNVRAPLYSHLVYDVVPGEETVVDRPDILIVEGLNVLQPARLPKDGTAIPFVSDFFDFSVYIDAEEEDLHRWYVNRFLRLRHTAFRDPLSYFRRYAELPEDEAITIADGLWNRINLVNLRENIVPTRQRASLILKKGASHRIETVALRRL, encoded by the coding sequence ATGGACCAGCGCAACGCGGTGTCGTTCGAGGACGACAACCTCTCCCCGTACCGCGTCTTCACGCGGGAGGAATGGGCGAAGCTGCGCGCCGACGCGCCCATGACCCTCACCGCCGAGGAGGTGGTGCGGCTGCAATCCCTCAACGACCCGATCTCCCTGGACGAGGTGGCGGCGATCTACCTCCCCCTGTCGCGCCTGCTCTCCCTCTACGTCGCCGCGACGCAGGGGCTGTTCAAGGCGACCCAGCGCTTCCTTCTGGCGGAGAAGGAGGAGAAGGTCCCCTACATCATCGGCGTCGCGGGCTCCGTGGCGGTGGGCAAGTCCACCACCGCCCGCGTGCTGAAGGCGCTCCTCGCCCGCTGGCCCAACACTCCGAAGGTCGATCTCGTCACCACCGACGGCTTCCTTCTGCCCAACGCGGAGCTGACCCGCCTCGGGCTCATGGAGCGCAAGGGCTTTCCGGAAAGCTACGACACGAGCGCGCTGCTCCACTTCCTCGCCGACATCAAGGCGGGCAAGCGCAACGTGCGCGCGCCGCTCTACTCGCACCTGGTCTACGACGTGGTGCCGGGGGAGGAGACGGTCGTCGACCGGCCGGACATCCTCATCGTCGAGGGGCTCAACGTGCTCCAGCCGGCCCGCCTGCCGAAGGACGGCACCGCCATTCCCTTCGTGTCCGACTTCTTCGACTTCTCGGTTTATATCGACGCGGAGGAGGAGGACCTGCACCGCTGGTACGTGAACCGCTTCCTGCGCCTGCGGCACACCGCCTTCCGCGATCCCCTGTCCTATTTCCGCCGCTACGCGGAACTGCCCGAGGACGAGGCCATCACCATCGCCGACGGGCTCTGGAACCGCATCAACCTGGTCAATCTGCGCGAGAACATCGTGCCGACCCGCCAGCGCGCCAGCCTCATCCTCAAGAAGGGCGCGAGCCACCGGATCGAGACCGTGGCCCTGCGGCGCCTGTAG
- a CDS encoding YidH family protein — protein MPTPPVEEKLKRSARHAKEAAVQTQEAAENTQAAAVQTQAAAKTTATASVQMKDSADRRTELAADRTVFAAERTYAAWVRTGLAALASGIGAKKLLEGVVPAWMVLGTGSLLVLFSAFCFAAAVWRQVFVGAPPPRPDVHRIPPFLLVVLNGFLVLVALAALASLWFGRAGG, from the coding sequence ATGCCCACGCCACCGGTCGAGGAAAAGCTCAAGCGCAGCGCCCGACATGCGAAGGAGGCCGCCGTCCAGACCCAGGAAGCGGCCGAGAACACGCAGGCGGCCGCCGTGCAGACCCAGGCGGCCGCGAAGACGACGGCCACGGCCAGCGTCCAGATGAAGGACAGCGCCGACCGGCGCACGGAGCTGGCGGCGGACCGGACGGTCTTCGCCGCCGAGCGCACCTATGCGGCCTGGGTCCGGACCGGCCTCGCGGCGCTCGCCTCCGGCATCGGGGCGAAGAAGCTCCTCGAGGGTGTCGTGCCTGCGTGGATGGTGCTCGGCACCGGGTCCCTGCTGGTGCTCTTCAGCGCCTTCTGCTTCGCGGCCGCGGTGTGGCGGCAGGTCTTCGTGGGGGCGCCGCCGCCGAGGCCCGACGTGCACCGCATCCCACCCTTCCTTCTCGTGGTCCTGAACGGCTTCCTGGTGCTCGTGGCCCTCGCGGCCCTGGCGAGCCTGTGGTTCGGGCGCGCGGGCGGGTGA